ATAACACCAATCCGAGTAAGGACATGCTGGCGAGACAGGCCTTCTCGGGGGACGCCATCAGCAAAGGTCTCAGCCCCATCTGCTCCCGGCTCACATAAATGCCGCATAAAAAGCGAGACATAAGCCTTGAACTCCTTCTCTGATTTGCCTCGCAGATCCCTCACGAGCCACTGCGTGGTGAAAGCATCCTGAGGGGGCATCCCATAGCGCATAATTGCATTAAGAAAGGCTTTTCGCTGATGAGCATTAAAACCAAGAACTTCAATATTCCCACCAACACGGGCCAACAGAGGAGGCAATGGCTTATCTTTATCATTCCGCAGGCCCTTGCGACTGGGCCTGCGGGGAGCTTCTGAACGTTCGTCAAAGTCTTCATCACCTTCCTCTGAGGCCACCGAATAATCGGACTGGTTGTCGGACTGGTCGTCCTGCCAATCTCGGTCCTCCTGCGAGCCATCATTGTAGTTGACCTGTTTAcgaattctttttcctttgcccAGGTTTCGGGCCAGATCTTCTTGCTGCTGCTCATAATGGTGCCGCAGCAATTTCTCCCAGTAGTCGGGATCCACACTTTCTTCCTGTTTTATGATCTCCCGTtccacctcctcttcctcccccattTCTTCTTCTCGCACCACATACTGGGCCACTTTGAATGAGCTCAAATATTCATTCATGCCCTGTAGCTCCGTGTCTTCAGTCTCATCCTGATTCCGGTCCAGCAGTCGTTCAATGGCTTTATCGTCATAGTGGATGACACTGCTGTCTTCTCCCTCTTTGTTGTCTCCTCCTCCATCTGTGGCCTCATCTTTGAATAGCTCCTCAGTGCCAAACTTGAGGATATCATCAAGCTCCTGTTTGGACATGGATCCGGTCTTGGAGCCCAGCCCAGGCTGAACAACTAGATGCgtcagcatcatctttttcttGGCCACCTGTGTGATGCGCTCTTCCACAGATGCACGGGTCACAAACCGATAAATCATCACCTTCTTATTTTGCCCAATACGGTGAGCTCTGCTAAAGGCCTGGATGTCATTATGGGGGTTCCAATCAGAGTCGTAGATAATAACTGTGTCAGCAGTGGCCAGATTGATTCCAAGACCCCCAGCTCGAGTGGAAAGCAGGAAGCAAAACTGCTGAGCACCCGGTGCATTGAAGCGGTCAATGGCCTCCTGCCGCATGTTCCCAGTGATTCCCCCATCAATACGTTCATATTTATAACCTTCGTGTTCCAGGAAGTCCTCTAGCAAGTCCAGCATCTTGGTCATCTGGGAGAAGATGAGGACACGGTGCCCACCCTCCTTGAGGTTCTTGAGCATCTTCTGAAGCAGCAATAATTTCCCGGATGCTCTGATGAGGGCACTGCCGTCATACATGCCATTAGGCATCTTAGGGGCTTCCATGGCGGCCACGGGGAAGAGATATGGGTGGTTGCAGCATTTCTTAAGATCCATCACCACGTTTAGCAGAGAGACCTGGTTGCCGCCCCCTCGAGCATTGAGCGCTTCAAAATTCCGAGTGAGGATGTACTTGTAGTATTTCTTCTGCATGGGGCTCAGCTCCACACGCACGATCAGCTCTGTCTTGGACGGCATGTTCTTGAACACGTCAGCCTTGAGCCGCCGCAACATGTGAGGGCCCAGCATGTCGTGCAGCTTTTTAATCTGGTCCTCCTTGGCTATGTCTGCaaactcctccaggaagccttccaaaTTGTGGAACCTCTCAGGGGTGAGGAAGTTAAGCAGGTGGAACAACTCTTCTAGATTATTCTGCAGTGGAGTCCCTGTCAGCAACAGCTTGTGCTGGAGCGAGTAGCCGTTTAAAACCCGGAAAAACTTAGACTGATTATTCTTGAGCCGATGGGCTTCATCCACGATGAGGCAGGCCCAGTCAATAGAGCCCAAGATGGCCATGTCAATGGTGATCAACTCATAGGATGTCAGCAACACGTGAAACTTCACAGATGCCTCTTTCTTCATGCGGGAAGCCTTCTTGCCACCACGAATGGCATTGTCCTCAAAGGAAAACTCGTTCTCTCGGATGATAGCACGGCTGTCTTTGTCACCCACGTAGGTCACCACGTACATATCTGGAGCCCACATTTCAAACTCCCGTTCCCAGTTGATGATGGTGGAAAGAGGGGCGCTCACTAGGAAGGGGCCTTTGGAATGACCCTCCTTGTAGAGAGAATACAGGAAGACTGCCGTCTGCACCGTCTTCCCAAGGCCCATCTCGTCAGCCAAGATGGTGTCAGTGCCCTGAGCCCAGGAGAAGCGCAGCCAGTTCAGGCCCTCCATCTGATAGGGGTGCAGGGTCCCACCTGTAGCATCCAGGTACTCTGGCTGGCGCTCGTACTTCACTGTCGGGTCAACCGTTGGCGTTTCAGGGGGCCTCTCCAACTTCCTCAGCTTCACCTTCTTGAGCTTCTTGCCTGGTCGTCCCTCCTCACCCCTCATCAACTCCCTGTGATTCCAGTAGCTCTGCTTGAACAGGTCATAGTCCTGAATCTCCACATCCTCACTCTCCCAGGATGCCTGGTCATAGGGTAGGTCCCGCCACTTGGTCAAGTAGTGAACGTGGCCCTTCTTGTCCACGCTGTGGTTGAGAATTCGGTGGATCATCATCCACTCAGGCTTTATCCCATAGCGATAGAAGCGCTCCTCCATCTCAGCGAATTTAGGGTCCTTATTCTTCCGCTTCCGGCTCTTCTCCTCGTCACCACCGAAGTCCCCAGAGGGTGGTTCATCCATGTCATTCTTCCGCTGATAGTTTCGGAACATCACTTGACAGTGCAGCTCCAACTGCAGCTCAGACACCCAGGAGCAGTGCCAGTATGACATCCCTTGCCACTTGACGAAGAACTGCCGCTCTGGCCGCCCCTCCAAGGGCTTGGGGGACGGAGTGTTGGGATCAGCATCTGGGGGCCGAGGCACTGGCGTGGGAGATGGTGGCTGACCCCACTTCCAGATTAGGATCTTCTGAACTTTGCCCTTAAGAGCTGGACACGTGCAGCGGGGACACAGCCATTCGCCGTTGGGGAtctcttgggggggggggtttaGGCAGTGGATGTGGTAGGAGGAAGGACAGGTGTCACAGCAGAGCAGCTCCCCGCCATCCTTGCAGACCCGACAGAACTCCATGTGGTGATCATCCTCTTCCTCGGGGTCTCCCCCAACCTCCTCGAGGATCTCCTCACCCTCTGAATTGTCCTCCTTTGCCTCCCACTGGATGCCTTCCTTCTCACAGTGTGGGCAGCTCCACTTGCCCTCAGGCGCCTTCTCCATGTCTGGGTCCAGGCAGACCATGTGGTACGCGCGGGGACACGTGTCACACAGGATGATCTCTCCGCCTTGCTGGCACACCTCACAATAGTCCTGGTGGTCTGTCTCATAACCATCCACAGCAGTCACCTCCTCCtcgcctttctttttcttctttgtggtaCGCAGTTTCTTGCGGCTGCGGCTACTGCGACTGGTAGAACCATCAGAAACAGAATAGCTACTGATACTGGCGTCATCGAAGTCAGACTCCACATCTAAGTCGTCATCACACTCGAGGATCTCTTCCGCTTAGAACCAAAACCTCCCAGTTTGATTTTCAGGGGAGCTACTTTCTTGGGTTTAGGCTTCTTGGCACCGGGAACACGAGGGCTGCCCTTGGGCTTCCTCCGAGCATTGGGACCTTTGCCCTCCTTGCTCTTGGCCTTGCGGATCGGGACCGCCACAGGGGGCGGAGGCGGTGCCACTTCAGTGGCCGTCACCATGCTCTCAACCACGGCCACtgccgctgctgccgccgctgccACAGAAGCCCCAGAACTGCCTTTGAAGGGGTTGTTGGTGCTGAACTCCCGCCACTTTGCACCCAAAACCATCATCATCTTGGAGACGGCGATCTTGGGGTTTTTGGCAGCAATGAGGGGCCGAACAAACTGGCTGAAGGCCTTGTAGTTGGTGAGGGTGCGATAATCCTCCTCAGAGAACACGTGGTCAATGTCTTCCATGCCCCAGTCTTCCAGGAGCTGAGCGGATGACTTAGGCTCCTTCGAGTCGTCGTCgtcctcgtcctcctcctcctcctctttccgcTTGGATTTACTCTTCTTCTCCTTGTTAGGGCCCagctgcttctttttcttcttcccagggGTGTAGTCGCTGCCTTCGCTGTCTGAGCGCAGGgccacctcttcctcctcctccacaaaGTCCGGCCCCTCCCCAGAGCTGTCCCCCAGCTCCTTTTTTTGGCGCTTGCTCTTAGGGATTTTAGGGTCCCGAGGTTTCTTaggctttttcttcttcttgagcTTTGGAGTCTCTGCTTCTGACAAGTCCTCTTCCGGGTCTTCTTCGTtttctgggtggggtgggggcagactgTTGTTCAAAGGTGCATCCATGTCGTCCTCCTCGCTGCCCGCGGAGCAGCGGGACGGGGAGCCCAGGCCCGACGCCATCCTCTTCCGCTCCAGGCCAGGGAATTGGCCCAGCTGCTCCTGCCTGCGGCCTGGGGCCCTCGACACTGGCCCGAGTCACCCGGAGCCGCCGCAGGTCGCGCTGGGTCCGGCCCGGTGTCACTCCCGCTCCGGCTCCTCCTCGCCGCGGCCGAAGGGGGGAAAATGGCTCCGGCTCCGGCGTCGCCTCTTAAAGGGCCGGAAACACCGGCCGGGAAATCCCACCGCAcaggccccgccccccccccccccccccccgacagcCCATAATAACCTCAACCAACTCCAACCCCCCCTCCACTACCGCCACCCTCCTCCCTAGGTCTCCCCCCAAAGGCCCTTTCTATCCCCCATTTCTTATTTGTAGGAAAAGACTTCAGCCTCCTAGACCTCTCCTGAGTCTCCAAGCACAGATTTAAGCAGTTACTAaccggagaagacaatggcaccctactccagtcctcttgcctggaaaatcccatggacagaggaggagcctgctgggctgcagtccatggggtcgctaagagttggactgaactgagcgacttcactttcactttcaggcattggagaaggacatggcaacccactccagtgttcttgcctggagaaccccagggacagaggagcctggtgggctgccgtctatggggtcgcacagagttggacacaactgaagtgacttagcagtagcagcagcacctAGGGTTGGAAAGgaatacagaaacaaaggaaaagcagtcaagaaGCTACAGTGCAGCAAGCACTAAAGCGGAGTtctagttcctcctccagggatataCAAAACAATAaatctttgagttcttctgtaGGAACTAACagccggcttcccaggtggagctagcagtaaagaacccgcctgccaatgcaggaggcataagagctgcaggtttgatccctgggttggaaagatccccaggaggagggcatggcaacccactccagtattcttgcctggagaattccatggacagaggaacttggcgggctaccgtccatagggtcacaaagagtcagacgtgcctGAGGTGACTTAGTACGTACACACGTAAGAACTAAGACCCTCATCCAGGTGAAGAACAGTAACTTCAAGCAGAGCACAAGACTCCTGGAGCACCACCCTCTAAACTTTACCAACAACCAATCAAGAAAGTCACAtgcctgcagccctcaccccaaggcaattttgcctttaaaaattcttccctgaaaaccatcttgtagtttttattttgttttttgtttttttttttttttgagcataaGCTACTTGTTCCTGGTTGGCCCTTGCAGTAAACTTCTCTGTGCTCTAAACTCTagtattttggtttgtttggccttACTGTGCATCAGACATGCTAACTTAGcttcaacaacaataacatagtAGTTATGTGATCATCACTGACTTGGTTgacttaaaaacacacacataatgtGAAAGCTATGTGTTCAGCTATATTTGGGGACTTGCTGAGGACAACAGCCTAAGATAAATTCCCCTCAGATACCTCTGAAGAACTGTACTGAAGAGGTGGGACAGAGGTCAACATATATGTAATTTACATGAAATCAAGCACACATCTCAGTAGAAAGTTGCTGCTAGCTATGAAGAGCAGATATCTTAGTTAATGGTTTGAGGGCATTTctaagtatgggaagatgcaagaatttgagTTCATAAAAATACTTCTCCTGAAAACGTCTCTTTGAAGggctgttctgccagttttcccagggcacagagtgcctcattcctgatcccCATCGTGAAGTCCTTCGTTCCATGGTGTGTAAAAGGTCAGTGAGTGCAAGGGCTTATGACTTCATTCCCCTAGAACCAGATGGCAAATGACATTTTTTAGTTGTCAGTTTAGTATCTAAGATTGAAATTTGACTATGGTCCAGAAAAATTTGGGAGGTGAAATATGGACAACAACCACTGGGAAGATCCTGTTGCCAG
The nucleotide sequence above comes from Cervus elaphus chromosome 28, mCerEla1.1, whole genome shotgun sequence. Encoded proteins:
- the LOC122685480 gene encoding LOW QUALITY PROTEIN: chromodomain-helicase-DNA-binding protein 4-like (The sequence of the model RefSeq protein was modified relative to this genomic sequence to represent the inferred CDS: inserted 1 base in 1 codon) translates to MASGLGSPSRCSAGSEEDDMDAPLNNSLPPPHPENEEDPEEDLSEAETPKLKKKKKPKKPRDPKIPKSKRQKKELGDSSGEGPDFVEEEEEVALRSDSEGSDYTPGKKKKKQLGPNKEKKSKSKRKEEEEEDEDDDDSKEPKSSAQLLEDWGMEDIDHVFSEEDYRTLTNYKAFSQFVRPLIAAKNPKIAVSKMMMVLGAKWREFSTNNPFKGSSGASVAAAAAAAVAVVESMVTATEVAPPPPPVAVPIRKAKSKEGKGPNARRKPKGSPRVPGAKKPKPKKVAPLKIKLGGFGSKRKRSSSXDDDLDVESDFDDASISSYSVSDGSTSRSSRSRKKLRTTKKKKKDHQDYCEVCQQGGEIILCDTCPRAYHMVCLDPDMEKAPEGKWSCPHCEKEGIQWEAKEDNSEGEEILEEVGGDPEEEDDHHMEFCRVCKDGGELLCCDTCPSSYHIHCLNPPPQEIPNGEWLCPRCTCPALKGKVQKILIWKWGQPPSPTPVPRPPDADPNTPSPKPLEGRPERQFFVKWQGMSYWHCSWVSELQLELHCQVMFRNYQRKNDMDEPPSGDFGGDEEKSRKRKNKDPKFAEMEERFYRYGIKPEWMMIHRILNHSVDKKGHVHYLTKWRDLPYDQASWESEDVEIQDYDLFKQSYWNHRELMRGEEGRPGKKLKKVKLRKLERPPETPTVDPTVKYERQPEYLDATGGTLHPYQMEGLNWLRFSWAQGTDTILADEMGLGKTVQTAVFLYSLYKEGHSKGPFLVSAPLSTIINWEREFEMWAPDMYVVTYVGDKDSRAIIRENEFSFEDNAIRGGKKASRMKKEASVKFHVLLTSYELITIDMAILGSIDWACLIVDEAHRLKNNQSKFFRVLNGYSLQHKLLLTGTPLQNNLEELFHLLNFLTPERFHNLEGFLEEFADIAKEDQIKKLHDMLGPHMLRRLKADVFKNMPSKTELIVRVELSPMQKKYYKYILTRNFEALNARGGGNQVSLLNVVMDLKKCCNHPYLFPVAAMEAPKMPNGMYDGSALIRASGKLLLLQKMLKNLKEGGHRVLIFSQMTKMLDLLEDFLEHEGYKYERIDGGITGNMRQEAIDRFNAPGAQQFCFLLSTRAGGLGINLATADTVIIYDSDWNPHNDIQAFSRAHRIGQNKKVMIYRFVTRASVEERITQVAKKKMMLTHLVVQPGLGSKTGSMSKQELDDILKFGTEELFKDEATDGGGDNKEGEDSSVIHYDDKAIERLLDRNQDETEDTELQGMNEYLSSFKVAQYVVREEEMGEEEEVEREIIKQEESVDPDYWEKLLRHHYEQQQEDLARNLGKGKRIRKQVNYNDGSQEDRDWQDDQSDNQSDYSVASEEGDEDFDERSEAPRRPSRKGLRNDKDKPLPPLLARVGGNIEVLGFNAHQRKAFLNAIMRYGMPPQDAFTTQWLVRDLRGKSEKEFKAYVSLFMRHLCEPGADGAETFADGVPREGLSRQHVLTRIGVMSLIRKKVQEFEHVNVFSFGVFTAGRAPGRDTATSVGIFLIPGTQWLQPLSG